From a region of the Podarcis muralis chromosome 16, rPodMur119.hap1.1, whole genome shotgun sequence genome:
- the LOC114586938 gene encoding uncharacterized protein LOC114586938, with the protein MSQQRQSGGCCGGSGGGGGGGGGGGCCSGGGGGGGGQSQSSSCCGRGGGGGGMMQIRGGGGCCGGSGGGGGGGGGGCCCCSGGGGGGGQSGGIIIIPSGGGQSSGCCGGGGYGGGYGGGQQRIPIVIGGGSGGVCCGASGGGAVCCGSSGGGGGQSSGCCVGGGSGGGMGQQKIPIVIGGGSSGGSGGAVCCSSSGGGGGGGAVCCSSSGGGGSGGVKVLGGGSGGGGGGGGGSGGKTIIIGGGSGGGSGGGVCCSSSGGSGGGGAVCCSSSGGGGSGGVKVIGGGSGGGGGGGGGGGGSGGKTIVVSGGSSGGGGGGGGGGAVCCSSGSGGAVCCSSGGSGGGSSQTKCPIVVPACIGQTKQPCSMPSIK; encoded by the exons ATGAGCCAACAAAGACAAAGCGGGGGCTGTTGCGGCGGTTCAGGCGGTGGCGgtggcggaggcggaggcggtgGCTGCTGCTCTGGAGGCGGCGGTGGAGGCGGAGGCCAAAGCCAAAGCTCATCCTGCTGCggaaga GGTGGCGGTGGCGGTGGGATGATGCAAATCCGCGGAGGAGGAGGCTGCTGTGGAGGATCtggcggtggaggaggaggaggaggaggaggctgctgctgctgcagtggaggcggcggaggcggcggacAGTCCGGCGGAATCATCATTATACCAAGTGGAGGCGGCCAGTCTTCTGGGTGCTGTGGTGGAGGTGGATATGGAGGTGGATATGGAGGTGGCCAGCAAAGGATCCCCATAGTTATTGGCGGAGGATCTGGAGGGGTTTGCTGTGGAGCTAGCGGCGGCGGTGCAGTATGCTGCGGATCATCTGGCGGTGGTGGTGGCCAGTCTTCTGGGTGCTGCGTTGGAGGTGGATCTGGTGGTGGCATGGGCCAGCAAAAGATCCCCATAGTTATTGGTGGAGGATCTAGCGGCGGCAGTGGGGGTGCAGTATGTTGCAGCTCgtccgggggcggcggcggcggcggtgccgTTTGTTGCAGCTCGTCTGGTGGTGGAGGCTCAGGTGGGGTTAAGGTTCTTGGAGGAGGATCtggtggaggaggtggaggaggtggaggatCCGGTGGGAAAACCATCATCATAGGTGGAGGAAGTGGTGGGGGATCTGGTGGGGGAGTATGTTGCAGCTCGTCTGGCggcagtggcggtggtggtgCCGTTTGCTGTAGCTCATCTGGGGGTGGAGGCTCAGGTGGGGTTAAGGTGATTGGAGGAGGATCtggtggaggaggtggaggaggtggaggaggtggaggatCAGGTGGGAAAACCATTGTcgtatctggaggaagcagtggtggtggtggtggtggaggaggaggaggagctgtctGCTGCAGCAGCGGCAGTGGCGGAGCTGTCTGCTGCAGCAGTGGTGGATCTGGTGGTGGATCCTCGCAGACCAAGTGCCCCATTGTCGTCCCAGCATGCATTGGGCAAACAAAGCAGCCCTGCTCCATGCCAAGCATCAAGTAA